One Bacillus spongiae DNA window includes the following coding sequences:
- the sdhB gene encoding succinate dehydrogenase iron-sulfur subunit: MSNKTVRFKITRQDGPNSEPYVEEFELNYRPNMNVISALMEIRRNPVNAKGEATTPINWDMNCLEEVCGACSMVINGKPQQSCTALVDKLDQPIHLEPMRTFPVVRDLQVDRSRMFDSLKKVKAWIPIDGTYDLGPGPRMPEKKRQWAYELSKCMTCGVCLEACPNVNSKSNFIGPAPLSQARLFNAHPTGAMNKDERLDALMGEGGLANCGNSQNCVQSCPKGIPLTTSIAALNRDTTFQMFKNFFGSDNMV, translated from the coding sequence ATGAGTAACAAGACGGTACGTTTTAAAATTACTCGTCAAGATGGTCCTAATTCTGAACCTTATGTCGAAGAGTTCGAATTAAATTATCGCCCTAATATGAACGTTATTTCGGCTCTAATGGAAATACGTCGTAACCCTGTAAATGCCAAAGGAGAAGCGACGACACCTATCAACTGGGATATGAATTGCCTAGAAGAAGTATGTGGAGCTTGTTCAATGGTCATTAATGGGAAACCTCAACAATCTTGTACAGCATTAGTAGATAAATTGGATCAGCCAATTCATTTAGAACCAATGCGAACGTTCCCTGTTGTACGGGATTTACAAGTAGACAGAAGTCGTATGTTTGATTCGCTGAAAAAGGTAAAAGCTTGGATTCCGATTGACGGCACATATGATTTAGGACCAGGACCTCGGATGCCAGAGAAAAAGCGTCAATGGGCATATGAATTATCTAAATGTATGACATGCGGTGTCTGCTTAGAAGCATGTCCTAACGTAAACAGCAAATCTAATTTTATCGGCCCTGCACCACTTTCTCAGGCTCGTCTTTTTAATGCTCATCCAACAGGAGCAATGAATAAAGATGAACGCTTAGATGCCTTAATGGGTGAAGGTGGACTTGCTAATTGTGGAAACTCCCAAAACTGTGTTCAATCATGTCCAAAAGGAATTCCACTAACGACATCAATTGCAGCGTTAAACCGTGATACAACATTCCAAATGTTTAAAAACTTCTTCGGAAGCGACAATATGGTATAA